A genomic window from Plasmodium chabaudi chabaudi strain AS genome assembly, chromosome: 8 includes:
- a CDS encoding cytochrome c oxidase subunit ApiCOX30, putative yields MIFRTSYALSSKVCDVLVSFGVRQNKTTFISHPGVMAVSQLLEMKLITRPRATLTQENVNAMVEFDYDLAKKAQIAVDNNLPINFFDLEYIDRPEYLKLLLEEKAVLEKAREEVLKREKGNYQMPDVIKNYKRVEVPRKWRQELEIDEQILKAQPGLKENIELQKIMHDYIQNKSKNNNTQANKKREIKN; encoded by the exons atgatatttagAACATCCTACGCGTTATCTAGCAAAGTCTGCGATGTGTTAGTATCATTTGGAGTCCGCCAAAATAAAACGACTTTCATTTCACACCCAG GGGTTATGGCGGTTTCCCAGCTCTTAGAAATGAAATTAATCACAAGACCTAGGGCTACATTAACACAAGAAAATGTAAATGCTATGGTTGAGTTTGATTATGATTTAGCTAAAAAAGCGCAAATAGCTGTTGACAATAATTTAcctataaattttttcgATCTTGAATATATAGATCGACCAGAATATTTGAAACTACTTTTAGAAGAAAAAGCTGTTTTAGAAAAGGCAAGAGAAGAAGTACttaaaagagaaaaaggaaattatCAAATGCCAGAcgtaattaaaaattataaacgaGTTGAAGTACCTAGAAAATGGAGGCAAGAATTAGAGATTGATgaacaaattttaaaagcTCAACCTGGTttaaaggaaaatatagaactacaaaaaattatgcatgattatattcaaaataaatcgaaaaataacaatacacaagcaaacaaaaaacgcgaaatcaaaaattaa
- a CDS encoding major facilitator superfamily domain-containing protein, putative, whose translation MEDVLENKKYVYKYGRENSYINIQRDETLKSNKSDNMDETEKDINEMNSIYIENLQDENNNIHFYNNNIEVIKQANEEINQSYKKCNPINNKAVFMNQPNININGKGTHLSELDNKFILQKQKTQYNNGNINKAYDTNITKDKFLNGKSEKNREQINNHSLYNNNKMIIDENNFEKNYELLNLGIKQNDIIYSSDNTIEENNLYSPYYNVEPKGRRHNSIGIYQLNYINNANCLNSANSTNCTSNNNNVNSKTELISKTSLINLKGKNKNTHIYNNNMDIQNGNNFYDQNQFNIFNEENNNIINGLNNNRKGAWLEKSQNEKNAPNYIYYNQQAYDDHINNSCNEFSDHSHLYNNKEDNKLYNYYQNEGKYYEPNSGRLVKDYSLKIINKKIRNVSPLHHRAYSNISHKGEPKNKIISNLERERLFSDQNGNKTKSQTKLQYNSSPYKKRIKGNNNVSPLEIKQKKHIKELNKFLTMVNYYENDKKGIIDTEGVSANLGLVGTASPNLNTNTTKANEHNYTDKLNNWNNNNKISYHEMGRLKNYTKCKMIDSYEKTELESFEKRGSFSYSGILTSMISSILTQQNDRKLEHNNCLYNGFRNTNNVDNYEYNLLYNIKDGEDIKNKYIFSKKATNKINLQNQHNNVLILTLTLMIGLSVLCNFDHGAIPVTLEEIQKDFPLSYIEQSLLGSLVYCGLIFGTIIASILFELISAKLLVTVSIILLSISLYIFSNASGMMIMYISRFVNGLCQAIPVVYLPVWVDEFSPDEKATQWMSYIQLASIGGTVFGYFLGGILSNNYNQANTVFNNMSFVTTWRSPFLIQAFLLLPIFLIMIFIPSNMINISSEYSDIEKDEIEDFKTGENEFGSSNIGNLGMDEYNEMTLNSQSNIFNSLNKKNKHISPYQGQQTNMNRKSYNRSATYIMEQKTNVLKKTFKEVKKLLNNKLYIIITLGMSNLYFVVTGIQFWITEYMSVVLLTEKMKIVTVSTLCFLTSPTSGVWFGGFICDLFGGYKNTNYSKTIKVATAFAISACIFGILSAHLTNFIFFSISLWLCLFTGSALVPVAVGMLLSCVSNHQKSLSSAVSQVIYNVFGWFSAPLLSGIIMDIMHKYTNNNRLALKAGFTMILYSSCIGFFLLLYANFLDFSDKKGNEETHELEEPLM comes from the exons atggaggacgttttagaaaataaaaaatatgtctaCAAGTATGGTAGGGAAAATAgctatattaatatacaaagagatgaaacattaaaaagtaataaaagCGATAATATGGATGAAACAGAAAAAGACATAAATGAAATGaattcaatatatatagaaaatttacaagacgaaaataataatatccatttttataataacaatattgAAGTTATAAAACAAGcaaatgaagaaataaatcaatcatataaaaaatgtaaccctattaataataaagccGTTTTTATGAACCAGCCAAATATTAACATAAATGGTAAAGGTACCCATCTTTCTGAATtagataataaatttattttgcaaaaacaaaaaactCAATATAACAATggtaatattaataaagcatatgatacaaatataacaaaagaCAAATTTCTTAATGGAAAATCTGAAAAAAATCgagaacaaataaataatcatagtctttataataataataagatgataattgatgaaaataattttgaaaaaaattatgaattaCTTAATTTAGGCATAAAACAAAAcgatattatttatagtaGTGATAATACTATTGAAgagaataatttatattcccCTTACTACAATGTTGAACCAAAGGGACGTAGACACAATTCTATTGGCATATATCAGttaaattatatcaatAATGCAAACTGTTTAAATAGTGCTAACAGTACGAACTGCACAAGTAACAACAATAATGTGAATAGTAAAACCGAATTAATCAGCAAAACGAGtctaataaatttaaaaggcaaaaataaaaatacacacatttataataacaatatggatattcaaaatggtaacaatttttatgatcaaaaccaatttaatattttcaatgaagaaaataataatataattaacggattaaataataatagaaaaGGAGCATGGTTAGAAAAAAGTCAGAACGAAAAGAATGCtccaaattatatatactataatCAGCAAGCTTACGAtgatcatataaataatagttGTAACGAATTTAGTGATCATAgtcatttatataacaataaGGAAGATAATaagttatataattattatcaaaatgaaggaaaatattatgaaccGAATTCTGGAAGATTAGTAAAAGATTAtagtttaaaaataataaataagaaaataagAAATGTATCTCCTCTGCACCATCGAGCATATAGTAATATATCACATAAGGGAGAACcaaagaataaaataatttcgaACTTAGAAAGAGAGCGTTTATTTAGTGATCAAAATggtaataaaacaaaatctCAGACAAAGTTACAGTATAATAGTTCaccatataaaaaaagaataaaaggaaataacAATGTGTCACCCttagaaataaaacaaaaaaaacatatcaaagaattaaataaatttttaactatggtaaattattatgaaaatgataaaaaggGAATTATCGATACGGAAGGTGTATCTGCTAATCTTGGTCTTGTAGGGACTGCCTCTCCAAATTTAAACACAAACACAACAAAAGCGAATGAACATAATTATACTGATAAACTAAATAAttggaataataataataaaataagttaTCATGAAATGGGaagattaaaaaattatacaaaatgtAAAATGATTGATAGTTATGAAAAAACAGAATTAGAAAGTTTTGAAAAAAGAGGAAGCTTTAGTTATAGTGGAATATTAACATCAATGATATCATCTATATTGACACAACAGAATGATAGAAAGTTAGAGCATaataattgtttatataatggATTTAGAAACACTAATAATGTAgataattatgaatataatttattatacaatATTAAAGATGGAGaagacataaaaaataaatatattttttcaaaaaaagcaacaaataaaataaatttgcaAAATCAACATAACAAcgtattaatattaacattAACTTTAATGATTGGTCTATCCGTTTTATGTAATTTTGATCATGGAGCTATACCTGTTACTTTAGAAGAAATACAAAAAGATTTTCCTCTTAGTTATATTGAACAATCATTATTAGGAAGTTTAGTTTATTGTGGTTTAATATTTGGAACAATAATAGctagtattttatttgaattaatATCAGCAAAATTGCTAGTAACGGTTAgtatcattttattatctatatctttatacatatttagtAATGCCAGTGGTATGAtgattatgtatatatctCGATTTGTTAATGGATTATGTCAAGCCATACCTGTTGTTTATTTACCAGTATGGGTTGATGAATTTTCTCCCGATGAAAAAGCAACTCAATGGATGTCTTACATACAATTGGCATCAATCGGTGGAACTGTTTTTGGTTATTTCTTAGGAggaatattatcaaataattataatcaaGCTAATACAGTATTTAACAACATGTCTTTTGTAACAACATGGAGATCcccatttttaattcaagcctttttattattacctatttttttaataatgatttttattccatccaatatgataaatataagttCTGAATATTCAGATATtgaaaaagatgaaatTGAAGATTTCAAAACTGGTGAAAATGAATTTGGAAGTTCAAATATTGGTAACTTGGGTATGGACGAATATAACGAAATGACATTGAATAGTCAGTCGAACATATTCAATagtttaaacaaaaaaaataaacacatATCTCCATATCAAGGTCAGCAAACTAATATGAATCGAAAAAGCTATAACAGATCAGCTACTTATATTATGGaacaaaaaacaaatgttttaaaaaaaacatttaaagaagttaaaaaattattaaataataaattatatataataataactttAGGTATGagtaatttatattttgttgttACGGGTATTCAATTTTGGATTACTGAATATATGTCTGTTGTTTTGTTAacagaaaaaatgaaaattgtCACAGTTTCAacattatgttttttaacATCTCCTACATCGGGTGTATGGTTTGGTGGATTTATTTGTGATTTATTTGGTGGCTATAAAAATACGAACTATTCAAAAACAATTAAAGTTGCTACTGCCTTTGCAATATCCGCATGTATATTTGGAATCCTATCTGCCCatttaacaaattttatatttttctcaaTTTCTTTATGGCTCTGTTTGTTTACTGGGTCAGCCCTTGTCCCCGTCGCAGTAG gAATGCTATTGTCATGTGTGAGCAACCACCAGAAAAGTTTATCCTCCGCCGTATCTCAAGTTATATACAATGTGTTTGGGTGGTTTTCTGCACCGTTATTATCCGGAATTATTATGGACATAATGCACAAATATACTAACAATAACCGATTGGCTTTAAA GGCTGGTTTTACTATGATACTTTACTCCAGTTGTATCGGTTTCTTCCTACTATTGTATGCGAACTTTTTG gATTTTTCggataaaaaaggaaatgaaGAGACCCATGAATTAGAGGAGCCCCTGATGTAA
- a CDS encoding thioredoxin 3, putative — protein sequence MALICIGSVCFSLFHVGILILVIINFFYSHIKKVLPQCFNNDKKDQIQNVLQLKKKNREYGKSAYIKLPGNSSIQDVFQSTQCMSVVLKFGATWCKPCVNIEEYFRKQANYYVATLVSIDVDTHKVLKKEHNVNALPTFDFYFFLNNEWILAERIEGANEKELEKAFQAYALSKLE from the exons ATGGCACTAATTTGCATTGGATCAGTTTGcttttcattatttcaTGTTGGCATTCTAATTTtagttattattaattttttttactccCATATAAAGAAAGTGTTGCCTCAATGTTTCAATAATG ATAAAAAAGATCAAATACAAAATGTTCTACAactaaaaaagaaaaaccgagaa tATGGAAAAAGTGCTTATATAAAACTACCAGGAAATTCGAGTATACAAGACGTATTTCAGTCTACCCAATGTATGTCTGTTGTTTTGAAGTTTGGAGCAACTTGGTGTAAGCCCTGTGTTAATATTGAAGAATATTTTCGA AAACAAgcaaattattatgttgCTACATTAGTCTCTATTGATGTTGATACTCATAAAGTATTGAAAAAGGAACATAATGTTAATGCCTTGCCAacatttgatttttatttttttttaaataatgaatggATATTAGCAGAAAGG ATTGAAGGGGCAAATGAAAAGGAACTTGAAAAGGCCTTTCAAGCATATGCCCTATCAAAATTGGAATAA
- a CDS encoding glycolipid transfer protein, putative, with protein MTDIMEDNTIITNIHKKFLECREGDEIVVLKLCELCNTICPIYKKIFGDGFIADLLIKDLKNSTCKVQKAIEKFPEETKYVSMLYTYNIKKYESIDKLKTDVDNGIINFLWMKRTIEFIVVFLEKCYVTNYSSKLNICAMQAYDEVLKKYHGCITSNIVKLALKLSPSRDKLTERLGLGSNERAKMILHKYLLIAKSLVNDLSRTIEMNNCNFLDKV; from the coding sequence ATGACTGATATAATGGAAGACAACACAATAATAACAAACATACATAAAAAGTTTTTGGAATGTAGAGAAGGGGATGAAATAGTTGTATTAAAGTTATGCGAACTATGTAATACTATTTGCcctatttataaaaaaatatttggtGATGGTTTTATAGCAGATCTACTAATAAAAGACTTGAAAAATTCAACTTGTAAAGTTCAAAAAGCAATTGAAAAATTCCCAGAAGAAACTAAATATGTGTCTATGCtatatacttataatataaaaaaatatgaaagtatagacaaattaaaaaccGATGTTGATAatggaataataaattttttatggatGAAAAGAACTATAGAATTTATTGTTGTTTTTCTTGAAAAATGTTATGTAACAAATTATTCAtctaaattaaatatatgtgcaaTGCAAGCATATGATgaagttttaaaaaaatatcatggCTGTATAACAAGTAATATTGTTAAATTGGCATTGAAATTGTCACCATCCAGGGACAAACTCACAGAAAGATTGGGATTAGGATCCAATGAAAGGGCAAAAATGattttacataaatatcTTTTAATAGCTAAATCATTAGTTAATGATCTTTCAAGAACAATTGAAATGAAtaattgtaattttttggACAAagtttga
- a CDS encoding ATP-dependent 6-phosphofructokinase, putative, which produces MEKHREKESNPSQVKDTEMLNCLMQKLTSKNFLEEKETKNRFYLVENKDVKIKKLKEHGHSASLNDNLSPLQYERIKYKPTLPKALASEYQILDEDFGDEFINKKEYEEIKKFFKSIDGLPMINVKETKNNESFKGGNILKIGIILSGGPAPGGHNVISGIYDYAKRYNEESQVIGFLGGIDGLYNKNYVTITDNLMNKFRNLGGFNMLWSGRGKVKNKDDLLAIENIVLKLKLNGLVIIGGDGSNSNAALISEYLKERNVPISVIGVPKTIDGDLKSEAIEISFGFDTATRTYSEIIGNLCTDVKTGNNVYHVVRVMGRSASHVVLECALQTRPNVVLIGEEVERDKIPLKTIVSNIVNIILKRHDLNKDYGVILLPEGLIEFIPEMKILIEELNIILKTSDRSEPFDPSKLKESKELWNFLPQIIRDQLLLDRESTGYIQVGKVATERLIINLVESELAKLKDVNLNIHFMAHYLGYEGRCALPSNFDCNYCYSLGYNAALLIDHKKTGYMSIIRNLKNSYEDWIPAGIPFLRIMHVCKDNLGKEYPAVKKYLVDLNSPLFKVLKEVQNLWSLYDLYRSPGPIQFNGYLSNYRCYTVKIPQKDELLCQNSDDLNIIINSTTKGGNDKTEDSPVCGISNNQNKNGDSEVQHQSGYKSLGCMSELQTSRLYNKLELPELCSDLKAKVRAGKQYISNDPYTQKQILSNYPNMSYENKFQIQEIFHDKYASPIAFEIKIGIVFLSRQSPGAMNVLCGLYRRLKLLKGVCIAFYGLYGLLNNKYIIINDENIAKHLNQGGLELTGNSPEHSLFDEENRNKVCETVSKLQLNGLVMPGSNVTITEAALLAEYFLEKKIHTSVVGIPLTGSNNLIHELIETCVGFDSSTKVYASLIGNVLTDAVSMPKYWHFIRLMGRSPSHEVLECALQTHPNMVIIAEEYGAADKTLWRVVQDIADVICARAELGKNYGTVLIPDALLMHLPHMKILLTEISDILNEASEKGEVIQARNDLVNLSNEKIEKESPWIAKLTPWSLALIKTFPQFIIKELLHVDLRSMRFEKLETEQLLLQMVKEELHQRKAKGKYSGVFMGLTHFFGYQGRSSLPSEFDCKLAYAYGHAASIVIESGLTGYIVSIRGLCGNVNDWKLFAIPFISLMKILLRGQGSKSLKSASKGDLPVIPSAPVDLNGKAYRSLKIALQKWQMEDSSCNPGPIQFEGNASNYYNRTLFEEQSEYFEMLRYVECYANILKDTCRFGVSADYLKNVFVQLCGMLVMAYKPNDILQSMPSIGSIEDYYDWEHQRKTENNKKFI; this is translated from the coding sequence ATGGAGAAGCATAGAGAGAAAGAAAGTAACCCTAGTCAAGTTAAAGACACAGAGATGTTAAATTGTTTGATGCAAAAGTTAacttcaaaaaattttttagaagaaaaagaaacaaaaaatcgATTTTATTTAGTAGAAAATAAggatgtaaaaataaaaaaattaaaagaacaTGGTCATTCAGCATctttaaatgataatctAAGTCCATTACAATATGAAaggataaaatataaacctACATTACCTAAGGCCTTAGCAAGTGAATATCAAATATTAGATGAAGATTTTGGAGATGagtttataaataaaaaagaatacgaagaaataaaaaaattttttaaaagtataGATGGTTTACCAATGATAAATGtaaaagaaacaaaaaataatgaatcaTTTAAAGgtggaaatatattaaaaattggtATTATATTATCTGGAGGTCCAGCACCAGGAGGACATAATGTTATATCAGGTATTTATGATTATGCAAAACGATATAATGAAGAATCTCAAGTTATTGGATTTTTAGGAGGTATAGAtggtttatataataaaaattatgtaacaATAACAGATAACTTAATGAATAAGTTTCGTAATTTAGGTGGTTTTAATATGTTATGGTCAGGTAGAGGtaaagttaaaaataaagatgatTTGCTAgctattgaaaatattgttttaaaattaaaattaaacgGTTTAGTAATTATAGGAGGTGATGGCTCAAATAGTAATGCCGCATTAATTTCTGAATATCTTAAAGAAAGAAATGTTCCTATCTCTGTTATAGGTGTACCCAAAACAATTGATGGTGATTTAAAGAGTGAAGCAATTGAAATAAGTTTTGGATTTGATACCGCAACTAGAACCTATTCTGAAATAATAGGAAATTTATGTACAGATGTAAAAACAGGAAATAATGTTTATCATGTTGTTCGAGTTATGGGACGATCTGCTTCACATGTTGTGCTCGAATGTGCATTACAAACAAGACCAAATGTTGTATTGATTGGTGAAGAAGTCGAAAGAGATAAAATACCACTAAAAACTATTGTAAGTaatattgttaatataatattaaaaagacatgatttaaataaagattATGGTGTAATTTTATTACCAGAGGGGTTAATAGAATTTATACCcgaaatgaaaatattaattgaagaattaaatattattttaaaaacatcGGATCGATCGGAACCATTTGATCCAtctaaattaaaagaatcAAAAGAATTATGGAATTTCTTACCACAAATAATTAGGGACCAATTGTTATTAGATAGAGAATCAACTGGTTATATACAAGTTGGAAAAGTTGCAACAGAAagattaataataaatttagttGAATCCGAATTAGCTAAATTAAAAGATGTTAATTtgaatattcattttatggCCCATTACTTAGGATATGAAGGTAGATGTGCATTACCATCAAATTTTGATTGTAACTATTGTTATTCATTAGGATATAATGCTGCATTATTAATTGATCATAAGAAAACTGGTTACATGTCAATCATAcgaaatttgaaaaattctTATGAAGATTGGATACCCGCTggtattccatttttaagAATAATGCATGTATGTAAAGACAATTTAGGAAAAGAATATCCAGCTGTCAAAAAATACTTAGTAGACTTAAATAGCCCATTATTTAAAGTTTTAAAAGAAGTTCAAAATTTATGGTCGttatatgatttatataGATCACCAGGACCAATACAATTCAATGGCTATTTAAGTAACTACAGATGTTATACTGTTAAAATACCACAGAAAGATGAATTATTATGTCAAAACTCAGATGatttgaatattataattaattcgACTACTAAAGGTGGCAATGACAAAACGGAAGATAGTCCTGTTTGCGGAATTtcaaataatcaaaataaaaatggagaTAGCGAAGTACAACATCAATCAGGATATAAGTCACTTGGATGCATGTCTGAATTACAAACATCAcgtttatataataaattggaATTACCTGAACTATGTTCCGATTTAAAAGCAAAAGTAAGAGCAggaaaacaatatatatcaaatgaTCCATATACtcaaaaacaaatattatcaaattatcCAAACATGTCTTACGAAAACAAATTTCAAATCCAAGAAATATTTCATGATAAGTATGCATCACCTATAGCTTTTGAAATCAAAATAggaattgtatttttatctagACAATCCCCAGGTGCTATGAATGTATTATGTGGTTTATACAGAcgtttaaaattgttaaaagGTGTTTGTATAGCATTTTATGGATTATATGgcttattaaataataagtaCATAATcataaatgatgaaaacaTTGCTAAGCATTTAAATCAAGGTGGTTTAGAATTAACAGGAAATTCACCAGAACATTCATTATTTGATGAAGAGAATAGAAATAAAGTTTGTGAAACTGTATCTAAGTTACAATTAAATGGTTTGGTAATGCCTGGTTCAAATGTGACCATAACAGAAGCCGCATTATTAGCTGAATactttttagaaaaaaaaattcatacaTCTGTTGTTGGAATACCATTAACGGGTTCTAATAATTTGATTCATGAATTAATTGAAACATGTGTTGGTTTTGATAGTAGTACAAAAGTTTATGCATCATTAATTGGTAATGTTCTTACAGATGCAGTCAGTATGCCTAAATACTGGCATTTCATTCGATTAATGGGTCGTTCACCATCTCATGAAGTATTAGAATGTGCATTACAAACGCATCCAAATATGGTTATCATAGCTGAAGAATATGGAGCAGCTGATAAAACACTATGGAGAGTTGTTCAAGATATAGCTGATGTAATATGTGCTAGAGCAGAATTAGGAAAGAATTATGGAACAGTTCTAATTCCAGATGCACTATTAATGCACTTACcacatatgaaaatattattaacagAAATAAGTGATATACTAAATGAAGCATCGGAAAAAGGAGAAGTAATACAAGCAAGAAATGATTTAGTTAATTTgtcaaatgaaaaaattgaaaaagaatCACCATGGATAGCAAAATTAACACCATGGAGTTTAGCATTAATCAAAACATTCCcacaatttattattaaagaaTTATTACATGTTGATTTAAGATCTATGcgttttgaaaaattagaaactgaacaattattattacaaatGGTTAAAGAAGAATTACATCAAAGAAAAgcaaaaggaaaatattcCGGAGTGTTTATGGGGTTAACCCATTTTTTCGGTTATCAAGGACGTTCTTCATTACCTTCAGAGTTCGATTGTAAGTtagcatatgcatatggtCATGCAGCTTCAATTGTTATTGAAAGTGGATTAACAGGTTATATAGTATCTATAAGAGGTTTATGTGGTAATGTTAATGATTGGAAATTATTTGCAATTCCATTTATTTCTCTTATGAAAATACTATTAAGAGGACAAGGAAGTAAATCATTAAAGAGTGCATCCAAAGGTGATTTACCCGTCATTCCTAGTGCCCCTGTTGATTTAAACGGAAAAGCATATAGAAGTTTAAAAATTGCTTTACAAAAATGGCAAATGGAAGATAGTTCTTGTAATCCTGGTCCAATACAATTTGAAGGAAATGCTTCTAACTATTATAATAGAACCCTATTTGAAGAACAATcagaatattttgaaatgtTAAGATATGTAGAATGTtatgcaaatatattaaaagatacATGTAGATTTGGTGTATCTGctgattatttaaaaaatgtttttgtTCAATTATGTGGTATGCTTGTTATGGCATATAAACCAAATGACATATTACAAAGTATGCCCTCTATAGGAAGTATTGAAGATTACTATGATTGGGAACATCAAAGAAAAACtgaaaacaataaaaaatttatttaa